The nucleotide sequence CATTTGTTCATAAACACCACTATGTAAGGAACATTGACCTGCCTTGCCAAAAGCACGTGTTCCCTTGTTTGGGGCATTGGTCCATCTGCTGCAGAAACCACAAGAATGGCTCCATCCATCTGAGCTGCCCCTGTTATCATGTTCTTTATGTAGTCTGCGTGCCCTGGACAGTCTATGTGTGCATAGTGTCTTTTTGGAGTTTCGTATTCTACGTGTGTTATGTTTATCGTTATACCCCTTTCTCTTTCTTCTGGAGCTTTGTCTATTTCTTCGTATTTAATACACCTTGCTTTACCGCCGGGCATAACACCCGCAGCCAATGCGCATGTTATGGCAGAGGTAAGGGTAGATTTGCCGTGGTCTACGTGTCCTATGGTTCCTACGTTGACGTGCTCCTTATCTCTTACAAACTTCTCCTTTGCCATATTCTTTACCTCCTTGTATTAAGCCCAGGACCGGACTTGAACCGGCGACCTCACCCTTACCAAGGGTGTGCTCTGCCCACTGAGCTACCTGGGCTATGTTTTTAAAGCGGGCGACGGGACTCGAACCCGCGACCTGCTGCTTGGAAGGCAGCTGCTCTACCACTGAGCTACGCCCGCTAAAGTGGAGGGGGCAGGATTCGAACCTGCGCAGGGCGGAGCCCGGGGGATTTACAGTCCCCTGCCTTTGACCACTCGGCCACCCCTCCTAAAGCTGGCGGTGGGACTTGAACCCACGACCGCGGGATTACAAATCCCGCGCTCTGCCCACTGAGCTACGCCAGCTAATAATTATATCATAACACTATCTGTCAGATCTGTCTATAAGGTCTGCAAGATTTTGCAATAACTCCAGCGTATCAAAATTATTACTTACAAGTTTTATTATATCCTCCTTAGGCACATTCCCTTCCCTTATTATCTTTATAGCTTTTGGACTTATAACCTTCACTATTGTGGAGGGCTTGCCTGTAAGCGGTGCTCCCTTTACATAAAGGTCTATCTTATCTCCAAAATATTCCATAGCTTCCTTTATATCCACCGCAGGCTTTAGCCCTTCTGGGTTGGCACTTGGAGCTACAAGGGGTTTGCCAAACTTTTTAAGAAGTTTCTGTATGAATATGCCACTTTTTGGCACTCTGAAGGCTATACTTTTTCTCCATCTGGTTAGGTATGTAGGAATGGTGGTCCTTTTTGGGAAAATTACGGTAACTCCTAAACTTAAAAGGGTTATACCAAGTTTGGTAATCATAATGTCAAACTCAAAGGCTTGCTTTATCTCTGGCAACAGTACTATAAAAGGCCTGTTGGAGGGCCTTCTGATCTCGTAGAGTCTCTCCACCGCTTTTCTGTTGGTAGCATCTGCCAAAAGCCCGTAGATAGTATCCGTAGGAGCACACACTATGCCACCTTCTTCCAAAACCTTCACCACCTTATTAATGTCCTTTGTGCTCACTG is from Thermocrinis jamiesonii and encodes:
- a CDS encoding GTP-binding protein, producing the protein MAKEKFVRDKEHVNVGTIGHVDHGKSTLTSAITCALAAGVMPGGKARCIKYEEIDKAPEERERGITINITHVEYETPKRHYAHIDCPGHADYIKNMITGAAQMDGAILVVSAADGPMPQTREHVLLARQVNVPYIVVFMNKCDMVDDPELLDLVELEVRELLNKYEFPGDEVPVIRGSALGTLQELEAGKPDKWCN
- a CDS encoding L-threonylcarbamoyladenylate synthase, with protein sequence METVSTKDINKVVKVLEEGGIVCAPTDTIYGLLADATNRKAVERLYEIRRPSNRPFIVLLPEIKQAFEFDIMITKLGITLLSLGVTVIFPKRTTIPTYLTRWRKSIAFRVPKSGIFIQKLLKKFGKPLVAPSANPEGLKPAVDIKEAMEYFGDKIDLYVKGAPLTGKPSTIVKVISPKAIKIIREGNVPKEDIIKLVSNNFDTLELLQNLADLIDRSDR